A segment of the Microbulbifer sp. THAF38 genome:
AGATGAAAAGCAATTCTGAAGATCGAACGACGTTCGATTACGAAGTTCTGTTAGCTGATCTGAGAAAGGTCCAATCGGGTATTTCTCATCATCTGACAGTGCCGATGGAGCCAGTCGTTCCATCGTCCATCGATGCTCTAAGTAGTGACTACACGGAGCATCAAAAATGAAACCTGCCCAATCTGCTGCATTTCAAGAAGGTACCGGAAATGTTTTTACTGCTGGGGAACTTCTCTGGACTATTCAGGCAATCGGCTCAACGGCAGTGTTTCTTTATGTTTCTTGGCTGTGTTACCGCGCATACGAAGACTATGGGACTGGGGCTATTGCTGCAAAGGATATGGTAATCGTTTGGTTACGAAGTGTCTTTGTGATGATGGTCCTCCTGTACCTAATTGTTAAATAACCTAACGCAAAAATACTTAAAGGAGTTTTTCCTATGAAACAAATGTTCGTGTCTTTCAAAGCTACGCTGGCCGCCATTAAAACGGCAGCCGTTAGCTTCATGGTTTTCGGCATTTCCAGTGCTCACGCTGCCCTACCTGATACCGCAGACCCGACTAACGCTGCGGCGGACGGTGACTACATTGGTCTGATAAAAGGTTATGCCTTTGATATCGCCATCGTTCTAGGGCTGGTCCTCGGCACCATTGCGTTCTTGGCTGTATGTAAGAACATGATCGCTGTTTACAACGATATCGGTGCTGGCAAGAAAACCTGGGGTGACATGGGGATGAATGGTGGCATGGGTGTGCTGCTGCTGGTATTTGTTGTCTATTTGCTGACTGAGGCAGCCGGGATCATCTTCTAATGACAGACCCTGGAATGAACGGAAG
Coding sequences within it:
- a CDS encoding RAQPRD family integrative conjugative element protein; this translates as MMNKLITLLLVSFLSIPQVSLADVWAEREALAKIQSELSALEALVMTAKMKSNSEDRTTFDYEVLLADLRKVQSGISHHLTVPMEPVVPSSIDALSSDYTEHQK
- a CDS encoding DUF3262 family protein yields the protein MKPAQSAAFQEGTGNVFTAGELLWTIQAIGSTAVFLYVSWLCYRAYEDYGTGAIAAKDMVIVWLRSVFVMMVLLYLIVK
- a CDS encoding TIGR03745 family integrating conjugative element membrane protein, producing the protein MKQMFVSFKATLAAIKTAAVSFMVFGISSAHAALPDTADPTNAAADGDYIGLIKGYAFDIAIVLGLVLGTIAFLAVCKNMIAVYNDIGAGKKTWGDMGMNGGMGVLLLVFVVYLLTEAAGIIF